DNA sequence from the Alosa sapidissima isolate fAloSap1 chromosome 13, fAloSap1.pri, whole genome shotgun sequence genome:
GTACAAGCCACAGATATGTGCTGAAGTTGTAGAGAGTATGGCTCTCACTGGGCCTTTCCCGGCCTTCTCTCTGGGGTAGTCCAGGCTGTCCAGCTCCACCCTGACAAGCTCATGCAGGATGGacggacacagacagacagagttcGGGGTCTCCAGCGGATCCAAATTGCTCCACTTCGGACACTGATCCGATGGTCTTATGTGGAAGGGAGGGCGAATCGTAACGAAAGTGCGTCAGATACATTTGTATCCGACATAGTGTAGATGgcctcacacagacagacacgctgagggggggggggggggctgaaatGTGAAGCGCGTAAAGCTGATATTCCCTCTGGTCTTATGCCGTCCTTCATCTCTCTTCGCAGGAGTCCCAGCATGGACACTCTGGATACTCGGTCCAAAGTAAGTAAACTTAAGACCTGGAATCTGTAACTTGTGCTGTGAGTTTAAGCAATGAAAAAGGGTCTATAACTATAAGTTATAGTAAACTCACGCTCCAAAGGCATGCATGATTAGCCAAATTCTTCTGTGGAAAGTTTTCTTTGTGTATGTTGAGAGAGTATGagcgagggggagagggagagagagtgaatgtggaagaggagtgtgtttatgtggtttACTGTAAAAGACAGCTGTGAACTGCTCTCATTCTAAACAACCaccacagtgagcacacagctcacatactgtatgtacataaACAAAAGGCCACAGTCtcgcacatgcactcacacacacaaacacatgcacaagaaattgcgtgcacacacacacagagtgtgctGCTGTCACTTTATATCACGGTCACTGGTAAATGTGGGCTTTTAAAAATCCTCCAGTGGACGCTGAACCATCAAAGCGATCTCACGTGTTGACAGTTCTTCTTGTGCAGCGGGCCAAGCTGTGACtggtgcgtgcacacacacacacacacacacacacacacatacacatacacacactcacacacactggacactgaAACAGACACTAATtataaacacactctctctccacaaAAGCTCATATGCTTTGCATCACCAGGTCTACAACAATAGGGACAACAGATAGAcagtaggggtgtcacgatttcaaTTTTATATCGAAATCGAACGAACTTCGAACTCAAAAATAGAATTGATGATGcggccacacccccaatgtcaagTCCAGCATATATGCCaggacgcgcgcacacacacacacacacacacacgtgctgaaCTGCGGCGTCAACAATCCTCTAATgttaggctgcagccagttaaaatatacacatcaaccgACCAAAATTGAAGCCCCTCTTCCTACTCTGAAATCACCAGTGTGGAAGTATTTTGtcgttcattcacgtcaattaacaacttagcctactcaacttagcaagtgaaaagatcTAGTTACAaattactttaaggcttaaaatgcaccTTGATAAGTATCATAGatacatattccatgaacactaaccatGGGTCTCGTCGGAGTCTGATGAAACAATCAAATGATCAATCTGTGTTGTTTTATTTCACTATTTTTTTTACGTCTGTGTTTAGCctaatgtttgttctgtttacattacaacctcgcgGTCGGAAtggtttaaaaataaaaagcggtttcaaaataaaagctccctgaaacagaaaaggaaaaggccaaaaaaagtaagtaacatataaggaatgcattaatagtaatattaaaaaaagattgaaaatcgaatcgaatcgtgactttaaaatcgacaATTAAATagaatcgaggatttggagaatcgtgacacccctaatagacatctaatctctctctctctctctctctctctctctcttgctctctctctccacagagcATGAGGCCTGGCGtggctcctcttctcctcctccgccACCACCTGCGCTGTCCTGTCAGCCTGAGCCCCCGtgagtctcctctcctcttcccccccccaTGCTCCGTGCTCATGATGAGGTCACAGTCAGGTCACCATGCCGACGAACGCCCCAGACAGCAGCAGCCCTGGGCTGTGTGGTGTAGATGTCTGTCCAGACGTCTGTAGAAATAGCCAAGAaaccagacgtgtgtgtgtgtgtgtgtgtgtggaaggcttGATTGTCACATGAGTGGTGGCTTGgtcttgtgtgcatgcatacacacactcacgtgtACACACTGATGTGACGCTCTGGGCTCCGTGGCGGGTCTCACCACGGTCCCTGTCGGTTGGGTCATAAGATGCATATTTCTTCCATCTCTTCTTTTACCATACTTCCCCTTCACCTTCACTTTCCACTGATTAACGTTACGTTTGTTTGCATTGCATTTAAAGCAGTTCCGGTTGTTTCCTCACAGACATTTGATTATCACTCAGTAAACATGCAAACCGACCCTTTGGCCTTTTTTTGCTGGGGAAGTTAATGGGGAAGCATGGTCCATTTCTCTGGGTACGCGCAGCACATGTGCGTCACGTTAAAGTCAGCCGTCTCCATGAACGGCCATGTGAACACAGAGCTGGCTTGTGTTGAGCGCCGTCTCTGTCCACCAAGCCTGGGCTCTAAAATGGGAGCTCAGAAATCCGTTTGTAATCGATGTGCACACCTCTGACCGCGCCGGAGACTGCTGCCCGCTGCTGTTTTTTCTGTTCTCGGGAAGAGATGGATTTTCCTGGAGTGCACGTGATGCCCTGCAGCTTGAACTCTGGAAGTGACTTAGTGTTTCCTCTGCATGTGTACTTTTATATGGGCCTTTTTGTGGTCACAGAGATATCGGGCCGTGCATTATCAGGTAAGGTAAGGCCTTAAGTCTTTGGGAAATGCATAGATGGAGTGTAGATGAGGACCTGGGCCAAGGTGCATTATGGGAGCTGTGTTTATTGGCTGTTTCATTTGGCTTTAGCAGAGAGGATTGAGAGATGGTATACTTATCTTCTGAAGGATCTGTTCAGCTGCAGTTATGCATTGTTGAAACTGCGTCAGAGGGCTGCAAGGGTCTTGGGTTTAGAAGAGGCCTGATGCATTGTGGGAATCGTTTCAGAGGGCTACTAGGGTCTTGGGTTTAGAAGAGGCCTGATGCATTGTGGGAATTGCGTCATAGGGCTACTAGGGTCATGGGTTTAGATGTGGTGCGTTGCATTGTGGGAATTGTGTCAGAGAGCTACTAGGGTCTTGGGGTTAGATGAGGCGTGTTGCATTGTGGGAGCTAGGTCAAAGGGCTGCTGGGCGCTGCGGTTAAGCTTGGCTCAGGGGAGATGGGAGGCAAAAGCCGACGGTATTAATAGAGGATGTGTGCAGGTGAGGCCAGCGGATATAAGCTCCACTGTGACCAGGACAAATttaacacacacaggccacataCATACTGCCTTGTAGCATCATATTCCGAACAAACAATCTTAAACACCatcacatgcacatactcagACCTATAAATATGTATACAgtgtatgcatacatacacacatagatacatgcatacgcacatacacacagacaaacagtctATAGACATTTCATATAATATACACTGTCAATGtaaaaacagaacacacacacacacacacacacacacacacacacacacacaggcaatgtATACCTGCTTAAAACAAAtagatcgtgtgtgtgtgtgtgtgtgtgcttgccctTGCGCTTGCGTGTATGCatgcttgtgtatgtgcgtacatgcacatgagcacacacatatacacacacacgcacatacacacaggagtTCCATTCAGATGAGCTGTGTCCCCACCCCTCAGCGCTGAGGGCCCAGAGGGCTTCCTCTTGCCTGTGTGCCGTTGAgttcactcccacacacacatttttgggCCTCTTTGTCTTTGTGGCCCCAGGCCCCATTTTACTGCTGACAGTTTTTTTAAAGCCACAGTTACTTATTTATTGCATGCGTACACCATCTTGTTTAACTTTGCAGTTTAATAGATATCATGACGTCATTGGTTAATCGGTTTTGATCGATTTGTTCTGCTTAAATAATACTTGGGATGTAGTCTCTCTGACGCCTTTGTTGACCAAGATAGAAATCCTTCTCTCTGACTGAGCTTACTGCAGCATTGAGAGGCATCCGTAGTTGCATGTCCTCTCTGGTTTGGGATGTGGTCAGGTCTCTGCCGTCTGTGACTTCAGAAGGCTCTAGATCTCCCAGTGGACCCAGCAGTGGCCAGGAGTGGGCAGTCACGTGTGAGCAGCTGCGACCCCAGCCAGCCCGCTGTTTATCTCCCAGCCTCAGTGTTTACAAACGCCTGCCACTTCACACACTCCCAGTCAGCTTGGAATGGATGGGCCACATCGGCAGCCTCagacctccaacacacacacacacacacacacacacacacacacacacacacacgcgcgcatgcCATCGAGCTGCCTGTCCTCCTTCCTTCTCACCCACTATGTCTCTTGCTATCCTCTCTTGGCTGTCCATTTTGAGCCGGCCAGAGAACTGAAAGGTTTAGATGGTTCATAGAATGCAAGGATGTAATAGCTATTGGTCTTAATTTATGTAAAATGCTTTGCACAAATGCTTTTTGCTAATGCTAATTTGATGGGTGTGTATGAGTGAATGCATGGGGTTTGTACTTGAGTCGTAATTCTGTTTCTTTTGGGAGAGTTGTaagtgtttattattattttttgcatATTATTTTATACCAGTGCATTGTTATTCTGCTGTGCGATAAATGATATCTGTGAGTGAGAAAGCAGGTTGCGTTTGATCTGTATGTGATGCATGTTTATATTCATTTGCATGATTACAAATGCTGAGTAAGTTTGGTGTATTGGTTAGGCCTAatagactttgtgtgtgtgtgtgtttgtcagagtgGCGCCAGCGCGCTCCAGTGAGGGGGAGACTGCAAGCTCCAGCGAATCAGAGAGCAGCTCTGGCTCCGAGTCCGATAGTGAGAGCAGCgagagtggaggggaggagCTGGAGGAAGCCCCACCTCCTCATATAGCCAGCCCCCCTCCTCCAGCCAAGGTacacaaatgcgcacacacacacacacacacacacacacaccaacaaacataCACGCAACAACAAACATACACGCAACAACCAACCAcaaagatgaacacacacactcgaatGTACAAATAAGTGAAAGAACataatgctacacacacacacacacacacacacacacacacacacacacacatccatccctTCTTTTGCttggctgttttttttattggttgtGTTGAGTAAGCATTGGGCCTGGTTGCCAACAACCACCCACTGCTTTTTTGGAAGCCAATAATGTGTTTCACTTGCATTCAGGTTTGTACCTAGTCAGAATAGTTCACTATCCCTTTATGTAAAAAGTCCCATTTAACTGCGGTTttaagtgtgtttatgtgtatgcctttatccaaagtgacttgcaACATTAGAATAACAATCAACAAACAATTGTtatagtgtgtatgtatatgtgtgtatatatatatatatatatagagtatataaaaatgaattgaaatgaCAATAGTGAACATTTTTACAATCAGGTCAATGAACTAATGTAGTTGTGTGGGTGTTTACACAGAAGGAAAGTCTGGAAACATTTAGACAATTAGCATGCCAGTTAGCATTAGCATGTTAGATGTTGTAGATTGTAAATTGATTGTATGGGAAGACTGAACAAAGTGGAGTAGTtgtcattgtttgtttttttatgtgtgtctctttgtatgtcatttctgtgtgtgtttgtgtgttactgtttgcgtgtgtgtgtgtggcatgcagGCTGATGGCCCTGCGGTGAATGAGTGGCAGCTGGGTCGCTGGCTGGAGCTGAAGGATCCGCAGCCCAGCCTGAGCGTGGAGACGCAAGGGGATGCGTTGCACTGTTCTCCTTCCAGTCCTGCCTCCAGCCCCAAACCGCGGGAGGAGACCAGCACGCCCCAGCACTACAACTCCCATAGTTCACCTGCGCGGCCAGAGTCTGCCAGCCCAGCACACTACAGCTACAACTCGCACATCTCCCCCGTGCAGCCAGAGACCACAACACCAACGCACTATAATTACAACTCCCACAGTTCACCTGTGCGGACTGAGCCTAGCACACCGCCCCACTACAACTACAATTCAGAGACTACCACACCAGCTCATTACAACTTCAGTTCTCATACGTCCCCCTCACGGCCAGAGGTCAAAGACCCTGAGTCAAAGCCATCTGGTCCAAGCCAGCACGTTAGGTCCCAGTCTCCCTCCCCACCCAGTGATGTGGACAGTGGGGCCAGGAAGACGGTGGCCAACAAGAAGCCGAGTTCAAGCAGCAAAGCCCCCCGGCCCGAAGACGCCTCGCGTCACGTGGTCAGCAAGGAGTTGACCTCCCATCAAAAAGATCCCTCCCTCGCCGACCGGCCCAAAGTGAAGACGAAAGCAGTCCCAGCCAAGGCCCCGACCAAAGTCGGCTCGAAAGCCGACAAGAAGGCTGCCAAGCGCACCGACAAGAAGAAGGCGAAAGAGGCTGCCCCTAAGGTCACTGTGAAGCTGTCCCTGCCCAAGGAGGCAGAGCCGGACTCTCTAGCCCatgcgccccctccccctctccccttacCGTCGGTCAAGAGCCGGAGCAGCGGAGGCGGCCGAAGTGACGGCCTGCCGAAGTCCTCATCGAAGAAGAAGAAACAGCGGGACCGCTCCCCCGCACAGGTCAACAGGCCGGACGACGACGCGCCTGGCAAGACCGCGCCGGAGGCGCCGCGCACCCTGCTGGTCAAGATCCAGCTCAGCCTACTCACCAGGGTGCCCTCCGCGCCTAAGGCTGCCCGGCCCCCCGCCACGGGGGGCTCCGCTGAGCCGGGACAGAAGAGGGCCGAGAGGGGAGACGCTGCCGCAGACGCTGCACCAGCCAAAGCCAGCAGAAAGAGATCCGTGGGTTTCACTTCTGTTTCTCCTACATACAAATTGAACCATGCACTTTGTATGCAATTGACTTACTGTACTGTTGGTAAATATTGCAGCAGTTAATCAGTTGATGAATCATGGTCTCTTCAGGGCAGGGCCCCGGTGTCTGTTTGTGCTCAGCCCACTTGTCTGCATTcggtgtgaaatgtgtgtgtttgctcggTTTACTCACTCGTAAAAAAAAAGCATGCGGGACTAGCAGGCGTGTTCTTGCGAGCCCTAGTGTAAAACCCCTGAGCCAGACAGGCCGAGCCGGAGTGAGTCACTGGCGTGGCCGGTGGGTAGGCTCAGCTGGCGGGGCGAGTGACTCCCTGCCCTGGAGGCCGGGCAAGTGGAGCTGGAGAGCCCCGTGACTCAGCCTCTCCTCTGCCCCCGCCACCGCCGCTGTCACGTTATACGCCATCTGCGTCGACTCTTAGTGAGATGAGCCTGCGTGTGCCGAGTCACTCGGTGCCAAACGCCTCTGCCTgtaaacacatcaacacacacacacacacacacacacacacacacacacacgcgcatacagatatatatgcacacatactctcgtgcaacattttttttagcGTCACAATGAAAGCATGCATTATTCATTGCCCATTGCCCCACTTTGTGACTTGCAgccatgtgtttgttttaaaaacACATCAGGGACTTGCAGTTGATTTTTGCTAGTTTATGAGATTTACTTTTGAGATGCATTTGCAGGAGAATTATGTGGCACAGTGGCACAACAAAAGACAGGCAGGTTGCTGCTGTGCAAGGATGTGGGTTAGAATGGTCTCTAGCTGATGTGTCTAGCTGATGCCTCATTCTGTGACGTGTCTTGCAGGCGGAGAAAGAGGACAAGTCTCAGCCCAGGAAGAAGTTAAAACTGGACAAGGAGCTCAAGATATCGTCCTCCCCCATAGCACCATCCTGCCCTGGCTCCAGCAAAGCTGAGTGAGTGGACACGGGAATCTGTCTGGAACCATTGAAGAGATTTCTCGGTtatactttacttgacagtatcgacataagagtgacatgacactgtcatgaacgtgtcaaaAACAAGTTATGACATAATGTTTTTGTTATGAAgtgacattcagtttttgtcataacaagttggggttaggtttagggttaaggttaggggtgagggttagggttagggctagggttcatgtgtcatgaccgtgtcatgtcactcttatgtcgatactgtcaagtaaagtgttaccgattcCTCTTTATCCCGAATTAGTTACATTATGCATTTATGTACTCTGTTGTGATGTTACTTTGGTGCTTGAGTGAAATTTATGTTTTAGCAAATGCATGGTTAGTACagtttaaacaacaaacaaactcccccccaaaaaaaaaaccctgctgcATTCACTGACATAATCAAGAGCTGATATATAATGACTTAAAAAAAAGCAGAGCAGGTTTGTGGGTGTAGCCTTTGATGAAAAAGACAGTTAGATGGAAAGTCCCTGTAATCCAGGCCCGACATAGCCTAGCGTACTCCACGTCGCTAACATGTCCTCTGGGCCGTGTCCCTGCAGAGCCCCTAAGACTGCGGTGGAAGAGAAGGAgcgcaagaagaagaagaagaagaaagagaaggcCCCGAGCTCCAGCACACTAGCCCCCGCAGCACAGGAGCCGGCCAAGGGTGCCGGACACAAGAGACCCCTGGCCGACGTGTCGGAGTCCAAAGCGACTGGCGATGGCGAAGTCAAGCACAAGAAGAGCTCCAGCAAGCGCAGTGAGCACACAAAGACTGGCAAGGTAAAGTAatgttaatacacacacacacacacacacacacactttttgttgTGAAATCTTTGTAATGATTTTAGTTCATTAGAAGTGCATTATTTCCACAATAGCTACTTTATTCTGATGTTTTCTTGCCATCGTATCACTCTTGTATTTCATACTTTGTCCGTGTCGTTGGCAGAAGTCACCAAAGAGCAGCTTTGCAGTCCCAGAACCCGCCCAGCCCAAACGGACTCCAGCCTCAAACAGAGTCCTGCTCAAACTGGACGACAGGTGAGGCACTGGCCTTGGAGTAGATATGGCATATACCTGGTGTAGTAAGGGCATTAGAGGGGGCTCTGACTTGCAAGGCTTGAACAGATGATTAGAACATTTCCTATTTATGGTTAGATATCCAAGCTGCTCTTAAAgaacttttattgttgtacaTTATTCTGTCAACTACTGTATGATCAAGTAGAATTTAGCAATAAGCCCCGaaaggccgtaggttacacaatcagtgtaacctacggactcgagtggcttattgcttttctaaaactgttactataaatacctggcaaagtttcataaagtaaaggcacagcaactagaaatataacaagttattcctagataatcattcttccgccatttcctctatctgaatggttgccaagcaacgtcgagacgcagctactttaacttttgtatcaagttatggtagcgcagtaatatagaacgaaatgcggtcaaggtgtatgtatgtttatgctgcattttacaacggcatcgaatacgattcagccaatcacaatcaaggaccagaactatcagttttagaaaataaattaaattgttTTCAATCCATAACGTTGTTTTCAATTTCAGGTGTCCACAGCGGAAACTGTTTTTAACATATTGTTCAATGTTATAATCGCTGAGTTATGAATTCATATGCCCCATTGATGTTTGCCCTTCACATTATTATATTGTATCAGATTGTTGACGCGGATATAAAACATCATGTAACACTTGTATTGTTCACACAGGCAGTATTCTGTGGAGCATCACATGAAGGAAGCCAAAAAACTGAAGCACAAAGCTGATGCCATGGTAATGCCGCTACAGCCCATAATTATCTATGGGCTCTCAATCTTTAAGCTCTGTATTGATTTCTTATTTCGTTACTTGATGGAAACTAACCTTGTATTTTCTGTCTTTGTCCTTTTGTGtgaaacactcaaacacacacacactttactgatTGTGCAGTCCGAGAAGGTGGGCAAGTCCTTCATCTACCTGGAAGCTGCCCTGTCCTTTGTGGAGAGTGGTATTGCCATGGAGATGGATCCCCAGACGCCAAAGTCAGCGTACACCATGTTCTCTGAGACGGTGGTCCTGATCAGGTGAGTCAGCCAgctagccagccagccagccagccgagCAGCCTCTGTTTAGCCCTCTGGAAATTCCTAcctgcttttttttctctccttcagctttctgctcactctctactctctcctctctcctctcacctcacccccccc
Encoded proteins:
- the aff1 gene encoding AF4/FMR2 family member 1 isoform X3; translation: MEERNLLRQREWERRNQEAQQQQEQYQENAPLFGEPYKTDKGDELSSRIQRMLGNYEDMKDLHKNFGSMPKDLSASVPFGRPGRPIHLDVPKPPFQNAPLPYGGNQVVPATQLSKKSPAPDHTLLSSAYSHPSLSLDKGSPEPMDRKSEPWPEMASLPPALSPPSDPLSPLHSSDPSDTEQHDMDGKDSPGPRQPLQASSSGPSSLVDTSQAEAQMEGAPLACETAPLPSQTFPLPLSSKPSLVMPQKPWAYVRPMDGQDQVSSESPELKPSPDFDRQPYESLPDLKSISKPGLTQLKLPPPALEALSSDAQCVEEILREMTHTWPPLLTAIHTPSTADPPKFNFPNKESQHGHSGYSVQKHEAWRGSSSPPPPPPALSCQPEPPVAPARSSEGETASSSESESSSGSESDSESSESGGEELEEAPPPHIASPPPPAKADGPAVNEWQLGRWLELKDPQPSLSVETQGDALHCSPSSPASSPKPREETSTPQHYNSHSSPARPESASPAHYSYNSHISPVQPETTTPTHYNYNSHSSPVRTEPSTPPHYNYNSETTTPAHYNFSSHTSPSRPEVKDPESKPSGPSQHVRSQSPSPPSDVDSGARKTVANKKPSSSSKAPRPEDASRHVVSKELTSHQKDPSLADRPKVKTKAVPAKAPTKVGSKADKKAAKRTDKKKAKEAAPKVTVKLSLPKEAEPDSLAHAPPPPLPLPSVKSRSSGGGRSDGLPKSSSKKKKQRDRSPAQVNRPDDDAPGKTAPEAPRTLLVKIQLSLLTRVPSAPKAARPPATGGSAEPGQKRAERGDAAADAAPAKASRKRSAEKEDKSQPRKKLKLDKELKISSSPIAPSCPGSSKAEAPKTAVEEKERKKKKKKKEKAPSSSTLAPAAQEPAKGAGHKRPLADVSESKATGDGEVKHKKSSSKRSEHTKTGKKSPKSSFAVPEPAQPKRTPASNRVLLKLDDRQYSVEHHMKEAKKLKHKADAMSEKVGKSFIYLEAALSFVESGIAMEMDPQTPKSAYTMFSETVVLIRFILKLRSYSDPASPASEKDFAILCMRFQSLLQMAMFRYKREAALRYSRTLTDHFKSCKTSPSPRVSKATSTPSQMSPMASPASSSSSSHSSATAPANTVALPQAIHQVASTYVSITALFLSAHSVWEQAEEMAPKGSGVLGELDSAIGPLTLLSTMSAVVRYTRQGLHWLRQDSQQTH
- the aff1 gene encoding AF4/FMR2 family member 1 isoform X1, yielding MLGLIVVFVRLTYLKFGAILHLETSQQCVDHLGRFHNSHVIILHMEERNLLRQREWERRNQEAQQQQEQYQENAPLFGEPYKTDKGDELSSRIQRMLGNYEDMKDLHKNFGSMPKDLSASVPFGRPGRPIHLDVPKPPFQNAPLPYGGNQVVPATQLSKKSPAPDHTLLSSAYSHPSLSLDKGSPEPMDRKSEPWPEMASLPPALSPPSDPLSPLHSSDPSDTEQHDMDGKDSPGPRQPLQASSSGPSSLVDTSQAEAQMEGAPLACETAPLPSQTFPLPLSSKPSLVMPQKPWAYVRPMDGQDQVSSESPELKPSPDFDRQPYESLPDLKSISKPGLTQLKLPPPALEALSSDAQCVEEILREMTHTWPPLLTAIHTPSTADPPKFNFPNKESQHGHSGYSVQKHEAWRGSSSPPPPPPALSCQPEPPVAPARSSEGETASSSESESSSGSESDSESSESGGEELEEAPPPHIASPPPPAKADGPAVNEWQLGRWLELKDPQPSLSVETQGDALHCSPSSPASSPKPREETSTPQHYNSHSSPARPESASPAHYSYNSHISPVQPETTTPTHYNYNSHSSPVRTEPSTPPHYNYNSETTTPAHYNFSSHTSPSRPEVKDPESKPSGPSQHVRSQSPSPPSDVDSGARKTVANKKPSSSSKAPRPEDASRHVVSKELTSHQKDPSLADRPKVKTKAVPAKAPTKVGSKADKKAAKRTDKKKAKEAAPKVTVKLSLPKEAEPDSLAHAPPPPLPLPSVKSRSSGGGRSDGLPKSSSKKKKQRDRSPAQVNRPDDDAPGKTAPEAPRTLLVKIQLSLLTRVPSAPKAARPPATGGSAEPGQKRAERGDAAADAAPAKASRKRSAEKEDKSQPRKKLKLDKELKISSSPIAPSCPGSSKAEAPKTAVEEKERKKKKKKKEKAPSSSTLAPAAQEPAKGAGHKRPLADVSESKATGDGEVKHKKSSSKRSEHTKTGKKSPKSSFAVPEPAQPKRTPASNRVLLKLDDRQYSVEHHMKEAKKLKHKADAMSEKVGKSFIYLEAALSFVESGIAMEMDPQTPKSAYTMFSETVVLIRFILKLRSYSDPASPASEKDFAILCMRFQSLLQMAMFRYKREAALRYSRTLTDHFKSCKTSPSPRVSKATSTPSQMSPMASPASSSSSSHSSATAPANTVALPQAIHQVASTYVSITALFLSAHSVWEQAEEMAPKGSGVLGELDSAIGPLTLLSTMSAVVRYTRQGLHWLRQDSQQTH
- the aff1 gene encoding AF4/FMR2 family member 1 isoform X2, with amino-acid sequence MAAWPSLHMEERNLLRQREWERRNQEAQQQQEQYQENAPLFGEPYKTDKGDELSSRIQRMLGNYEDMKDLHKNFGSMPKDLSASVPFGRPGRPIHLDVPKPPFQNAPLPYGGNQVVPATQLSKKSPAPDHTLLSSAYSHPSLSLDKGSPEPMDRKSEPWPEMASLPPALSPPSDPLSPLHSSDPSDTEQHDMDGKDSPGPRQPLQASSSGPSSLVDTSQAEAQMEGAPLACETAPLPSQTFPLPLSSKPSLVMPQKPWAYVRPMDGQDQVSSESPELKPSPDFDRQPYESLPDLKSISKPGLTQLKLPPPALEALSSDAQCVEEILREMTHTWPPLLTAIHTPSTADPPKFNFPNKESQHGHSGYSVQKHEAWRGSSSPPPPPPALSCQPEPPVAPARSSEGETASSSESESSSGSESDSESSESGGEELEEAPPPHIASPPPPAKADGPAVNEWQLGRWLELKDPQPSLSVETQGDALHCSPSSPASSPKPREETSTPQHYNSHSSPARPESASPAHYSYNSHISPVQPETTTPTHYNYNSHSSPVRTEPSTPPHYNYNSETTTPAHYNFSSHTSPSRPEVKDPESKPSGPSQHVRSQSPSPPSDVDSGARKTVANKKPSSSSKAPRPEDASRHVVSKELTSHQKDPSLADRPKVKTKAVPAKAPTKVGSKADKKAAKRTDKKKAKEAAPKVTVKLSLPKEAEPDSLAHAPPPPLPLPSVKSRSSGGGRSDGLPKSSSKKKKQRDRSPAQVNRPDDDAPGKTAPEAPRTLLVKIQLSLLTRVPSAPKAARPPATGGSAEPGQKRAERGDAAADAAPAKASRKRSAEKEDKSQPRKKLKLDKELKISSSPIAPSCPGSSKAEAPKTAVEEKERKKKKKKKEKAPSSSTLAPAAQEPAKGAGHKRPLADVSESKATGDGEVKHKKSSSKRSEHTKTGKKSPKSSFAVPEPAQPKRTPASNRVLLKLDDRQYSVEHHMKEAKKLKHKADAMSEKVGKSFIYLEAALSFVESGIAMEMDPQTPKSAYTMFSETVVLIRFILKLRSYSDPASPASEKDFAILCMRFQSLLQMAMFRYKREAALRYSRTLTDHFKSCKTSPSPRVSKATSTPSQMSPMASPASSSSSSHSSATAPANTVALPQAIHQVASTYVSITALFLSAHSVWEQAEEMAPKGSGVLGELDSAIGPLTLLSTMSAVVRYTRQGLHWLRQDSQQTH